A window of Halobellus sp. LT62 contains these coding sequences:
- a CDS encoding AAA family ATPase yields MSADDVLELTVRGAEKRDAGRGIARLPEPARRRLGVLSGDTVVVAGERETVAKVWPAGGGVPDDVVLVDADTRTNAGAKIGESVTVRKIDVEDATSVTLSMPDDVAFSDEDRAVELIKRAIRDRPIQPGGQIHFETLSDDPFAVDATEPDGMVRVTDATELRLHRGGRLSRVVSSLSGGSSGGSESGSTTGGATDTASGTPGATPTVTYEDIGGLDEELDLVREMIELPLSEPEVFAHLGVDPPKGVLLHGPPGTGKTLIAKAVANEVDATFIDVSGPEIMSKYKGESEEKLREKFVDARENAPAIVFFDEIDSIAGKRDDGGDVENRVVGQLLSLMDGLDARGDVVVIGATNRVDSLDPALRRGGRFDREIEIGVPNEQGRREILDVHTRRMPLADDVDIDRLAARTHGFVGADLESLATEAAMIALRRGRREDANAPIADLEVTRADVEAAMAAVEPSAMREYVAESPTTTFADVGGLDDAKRTLERAVTWPLTYGPLFDAARTEPPTGVLLYGPPGTGKTLLARAIAGESGVNFVQVAGPELLDRYVGESEKAVREVFERARQAAPAIVFFDEIDAVATDRDAAGGDSGVGERVVSQLLTELDRLADHPNLVVLAATNRRGALDPALLRPGRLESHVEVPAPDEAARREILDVHLDEKPLADDVDREELAAATQGYSGADLAAVVRDASVRAIERVASAYEGEAANEHADEVLVSAADFEAALEAVGPSEAGR; encoded by the coding sequence ATGAGCGCGGACGACGTCCTCGAACTGACCGTTCGCGGGGCCGAAAAACGGGACGCCGGACGCGGGATCGCGCGGCTGCCCGAACCGGCGCGGCGGCGACTCGGCGTCCTCAGCGGCGACACCGTCGTCGTCGCGGGCGAGCGCGAGACCGTCGCGAAAGTGTGGCCGGCGGGCGGCGGCGTCCCCGACGACGTCGTCCTCGTCGACGCCGACACGCGGACGAACGCGGGTGCGAAGATCGGTGAGTCCGTCACCGTTCGAAAGATCGACGTCGAGGACGCGACCTCGGTGACGCTCTCGATGCCCGACGACGTCGCCTTCTCCGACGAGGACCGCGCGGTCGAACTGATCAAGCGCGCGATCCGGGATCGACCCATCCAACCCGGCGGCCAGATCCACTTCGAGACGCTGAGCGACGACCCGTTCGCCGTCGACGCAACGGAGCCCGACGGGATGGTCCGCGTCACCGACGCGACGGAGCTCCGGTTGCACCGCGGCGGTCGGTTGAGCCGCGTCGTCTCCTCGCTCTCGGGCGGCAGCAGCGGCGGCTCCGAGAGCGGATCGACGACCGGGGGCGCTACCGACACCGCGAGCGGAACACCGGGCGCGACGCCGACGGTCACCTACGAGGACATCGGCGGCCTCGACGAGGAGCTCGATTTGGTGAGAGAGATGATCGAACTGCCCCTCTCGGAGCCGGAGGTGTTCGCTCACCTCGGCGTCGATCCGCCGAAGGGCGTCCTCCTCCACGGGCCGCCGGGAACCGGGAAGACACTCATCGCGAAGGCCGTCGCCAACGAGGTCGACGCGACGTTCATCGACGTCTCCGGCCCCGAGATTATGTCGAAGTACAAGGGCGAGTCCGAGGAGAAGCTCAGAGAGAAGTTCGTCGATGCCCGCGAGAACGCGCCCGCGATCGTCTTCTTCGACGAGATCGATTCGATCGCCGGCAAGCGCGACGACGGCGGCGACGTCGAGAACCGCGTCGTCGGGCAGCTCCTGTCGCTGATGGACGGGCTCGACGCCCGCGGCGACGTCGTCGTCATCGGCGCGACCAACCGCGTCGACTCGCTGGACCCCGCCCTTCGACGGGGCGGTCGCTTCGATCGCGAGATCGAGATCGGCGTCCCGAACGAGCAGGGGAGACGGGAGATCCTCGACGTCCACACCCGGCGGATGCCGCTCGCCGACGACGTCGACATCGACCGACTGGCGGCGAGGACGCACGGCTTCGTCGGCGCGGACCTCGAATCGCTGGCGACTGAGGCGGCGATGATCGCGCTGCGTCGCGGCCGCCGCGAGGACGCGAACGCGCCGATCGCGGATCTCGAAGTCACCCGCGCCGACGTCGAGGCCGCGATGGCGGCGGTCGAGCCCTCCGCGATGCGCGAGTACGTCGCGGAGTCGCCGACGACGACGTTCGCCGACGTGGGCGGGCTCGACGACGCCAAGCGGACGCTCGAACGCGCGGTGACGTGGCCGCTGACGTACGGGCCGCTGTTCGACGCCGCGAGGACGGAGCCGCCGACCGGCGTCCTCCTCTACGGCCCGCCCGGAACGGGGAAGACGCTCCTCGCTCGCGCGATCGCCGGCGAGAGCGGCGTCAACTTCGTGCAGGTGGCCGGACCGGAACTCTTGGACCGCTACGTCGGCGAGTCCGAGAAGGCAGTGAGAGAGGTGTTCGAGCGCGCCCGACAGGCCGCCCCGGCGATCGTCTTCTTTGACGAGATCGACGCCGTCGCGACCGACCGCGACGCGGCGGGCGGCGATTCCGGGGTCGGCGAGCGCGTCGTCTCCCAGCTCCTCACGGAACTCGATCGGCTGGCGGACCATCCGAACCTCGTCGTCCTCGCGGCGACCAATCGACGGGGGGCGCTCGATCCGGCGCTCCTGCGGCCCGGACGCTTGGAGTCGCACGTCGAAGTGCCCGCTCCCGACGAGGCCGCCCGCCGAGAGATTCTCGACGTCCACCTCGACGAGAAGCCGCTGGCCGACGACGTCGACCGCGAGGAACTCGCGGCGGCGACGCAGGGCTATTCGGGAGCCGATCTCGCCGCGGTCGTCCGCGACGCCTCGGTGCGCGCGATCGAGCGGGTCGCGAGCGCGTACGAGGGCGAGGCCGCCAACGAGCACGCCGACGAGGTGCTCGTCTCGGCGGCAGACTTCGAGGCGGCGCTGGAGGCGGTCGGGCCGTCGGAAGCGGGACGGTGA
- a CDS encoding DUF7128 family protein, which translates to MVSTVERDGGTWYQCDECGLLLDDEQDAKAHEANCDAEDPSYLQ; encoded by the coding sequence ATGGTGTCGACCGTCGAACGGGACGGAGGAACGTGGTACCAGTGCGACGAGTGCGGGCTGTTGCTCGACGACGAACAGGACGCGAAAGCACACGAGGCGAACTGCGACGCGGAGGACCCGTCATACCTCCAGTGA
- a CDS encoding DUF7524 family protein: MPESLRVGLNNGSVHAIDAPSAFTAEGPFHVEFDNAGGATHVHLHLDDDLSRVSRVDEVNHYVEEDATKRVPIGVLPDRRPVTGRLKVVSGYGAEVSYVELTIVPNATDGERPGSDPDSSRSNQSAGQRRTAEQSADGRSDATETASEPTVVRRKNTNTRGTRGTPGSSATLGSLSTPASNWDAIARGLSIEEITAAVAKARRGSSEAIAFLTLTAAALLVGVGVILLTRELLLALVVIAIVAATVGVAGWLLLE, from the coding sequence GTGCCAGAGTCGCTACGGGTGGGACTGAACAACGGATCCGTCCACGCCATCGACGCGCCGAGTGCCTTCACCGCGGAGGGGCCGTTCCACGTCGAATTCGACAACGCGGGCGGTGCGACCCACGTTCACCTCCACCTCGACGACGACCTCTCGCGGGTCTCGCGGGTCGACGAGGTGAACCACTACGTCGAAGAGGACGCGACAAAGCGCGTGCCGATCGGCGTCCTCCCCGACCGGCGGCCGGTCACCGGGCGACTCAAGGTAGTCTCGGGGTACGGCGCGGAGGTCTCCTACGTCGAACTCACGATCGTTCCGAACGCGACCGACGGCGAGCGGCCCGGTTCGGACCCGGATTCGAGCCGGTCGAATCAGTCGGCCGGACAGCGAAGAACCGCCGAACAGTCGGCCGACGGTCGCTCCGATGCGACCGAGACGGCGAGCGAGCCCACCGTCGTCCGTCGCAAGAACACGAACACGCGCGGAACCCGCGGGACCCCCGGATCGTCGGCGACGCTCGGGAGTCTGTCGACGCCAGCGTCGAATTGGGACGCGATCGCGCGCGGGCTCTCGATAGAGGAGATCACGGCCGCCGTCGCGAAGGCGCGCCGCGGGTCCTCGGAAGCAATCGCGTTCCTCACGCTCACAGCCGCCGCGCTCCTCGTCGGCGTCGGCGTGATCCTCCTCACCCGCGAACTACTGCTGGCGCTCGTCGTGATCGCGATCGTCGCGGCTACCGTCGGCGTCGCGGGATGGCTGCTCCTCGAATGA
- a CDS encoding methytransferase partner Trm112, translated as MKESLMDILCDPLDKSDLELEVDERDGEEILEGRLIGTVTGEVYPIEDGIPNLLPPDMRDDE; from the coding sequence ATGAAAGAGTCTCTGATGGACATCCTCTGTGACCCCCTCGACAAGAGCGACCTCGAACTCGAAGTCGACGAACGCGACGGCGAGGAGATCCTCGAAGGCCGACTCATCGGTACCGTCACGGGCGAAGTGTACCCGATCGAGGACGGGATTCCGAACCTGCTGCCGCCGGATATGCGCGACGACGAATAG
- a CDS encoding adenylosuccinate synthase codes for MTVTIVGSQLGDEGKGALVDLWGGDADVVARYQGGDNAGHTVVEGGDEYKLSLVPSGAVRDKVGVLGNGCVVNPKTLFSEIDELRERDLDPDVRVARRAHVIMPYHRVLDGIEEEAKSDSGLEAGTTGRGIGPTYEDKAGRRGIRIGDLLDPDVLRDRLEYVVPQKRALAEDVFGIDAGEAFDVDAVFEEYREIGERLQRESMTVNAGEFLGSYLDDGDDVLFEGAQGTSIDIDHGIYPYVTSSNPTAGGASTGTGVGPTVVGRGEVVGIVKAYLSRVGTGPLPTELTDDDEELADYIREKGGEFGTVTGRPRRIGWLDVPMLRHAARANGFTGIAVNHIDVLAGLDEVKVGHSYDLDGEERFTMPATTERWGRCEPNLREFETWDEVDWTAVAEEGYDAVPANARAYLDYLSEEVDAPIYAVGVGPDRAETIELANPFGE; via the coding sequence ATGACCGTCACGATCGTCGGCTCCCAACTCGGCGACGAGGGCAAAGGTGCGCTCGTCGACCTGTGGGGAGGCGACGCCGACGTCGTCGCCCGGTATCAGGGCGGCGACAACGCAGGCCACACCGTCGTCGAAGGCGGCGACGAGTACAAACTCTCTCTCGTTCCGAGCGGGGCCGTCCGCGACAAGGTCGGCGTGCTCGGCAACGGCTGCGTCGTCAACCCGAAGACGCTGTTCTCGGAGATCGACGAACTTCGCGAACGCGACCTCGACCCCGACGTTCGCGTCGCCCGACGCGCCCACGTGATTATGCCGTACCACCGCGTCCTCGACGGCATCGAGGAGGAGGCCAAATCCGACTCCGGTCTCGAAGCCGGGACGACCGGACGCGGCATCGGGCCGACCTACGAGGACAAAGCAGGCCGTCGCGGCATCCGAATCGGCGACCTGCTCGACCCCGACGTCCTCCGCGACCGACTGGAGTACGTCGTCCCGCAGAAGCGCGCGCTCGCCGAGGACGTCTTCGGCATCGACGCCGGCGAGGCCTTCGACGTCGACGCCGTCTTCGAGGAGTACCGAGAGATCGGCGAGCGCCTCCAGCGGGAGTCGATGACTGTCAACGCCGGGGAGTTCCTCGGAAGCTATCTCGACGACGGCGACGACGTCCTGTTCGAGGGCGCGCAGGGTACCTCCATCGACATCGACCACGGCATCTACCCGTACGTCACCTCCTCGAACCCGACCGCCGGCGGCGCGTCGACCGGCACGGGCGTCGGTCCGACCGTCGTCGGCCGCGGCGAGGTCGTCGGCATCGTCAAGGCGTACCTCTCGCGGGTCGGCACCGGTCCGCTCCCGACGGAGCTCACCGACGACGACGAGGAGCTCGCCGATTACATCCGCGAGAAGGGCGGCGAGTTCGGCACCGTCACCGGACGCCCCCGACGCATCGGCTGGCTCGACGTTCCGATGCTCAGACACGCCGCGCGCGCCAACGGCTTCACCGGCATCGCGGTCAACCACATCGACGTGCTCGCCGGCCTCGACGAAGTGAAGGTCGGACACTCCTACGACCTCGACGGCGAGGAGCGGTTCACGATGCCCGCGACGACCGAGCGCTGGGGCCGCTGTGAGCCGAACCTCCGGGAGTTCGAGACGTGGGACGAGGTCGACTGGACCGCCGTCGCCGAGGAGGGGTACGACGCCGTCCCCGCGAACGCGCGGGCGTACCTCGACTACCTCTCCGAGGAGGTCGACGCGCCGATCTACGCCGTCGGCGTCGGCCCCGACCGCGCGGAGACGATCGAACTGGCGAACCCGTTCGGCGAGTAG
- a CDS encoding DUF7527 domain-containing protein, producing the protein MNSRTIDVVTDWETVATPDGYEGLHELADAEFSGAVSAGMTWAFFLNGRVVGVFEGDIGDFEDAELTAYRAADPSLPLLFSMQERGGETQARYYTNETSLTDADQTLSNGGFTGYIELSENVLSGDYYVVYHGGKSMSAAFVGSSERLITGDEAFETAADEVGIYEVIDTDVELVEIPALPDPEPDDGDESDAADETDSTDDGTDSTDEADTDTAAVAADTADDGPEDAGADDGANVERGDSGPDEDDKSKAGGRANDDDRADADDSGSDEDAADGSRSDEDVESEPTETAGADDDAENAATSPAAGDGDAVGSGADPVATEPPSSGGETADEPSGGADGVFSDEERWRKAKTIPSLDPSESSNNGTAQRADESAAQSATERVAQLQKQQAARRQARDRGTSADSAQSRETQRDRSGRRGNDDTGRLKKRLSRARDRIDELESERETLKEERASLREEREETQQRLTALETERDDQRDRIEELEAERETLKAEVERLKSELDGESESVGDTSMSPERALSGTNLFVRYDRKGEATLEHAHAGEASREDVSKNLRLEHHTTFETDGLAVGGRPYAEFLRDSTEYSFAEWLVTDLLYEIGETGNRTGMAGVFDAIPEIDRIELYGTVGVDTEDGVERRDFDVIFRDKMGDPLFVADINDSRNATTEAMVGSLVTNTGIIAENDESLSAGFYVTESFYEPGALETVSEETGGGLLSRSKKRSFVKLSRKRGYHLCLVEARNGEFHLNVPDL; encoded by the coding sequence ATGAACAGTCGAACTATCGACGTGGTGACCGATTGGGAGACGGTCGCCACACCGGACGGATACGAGGGGCTCCACGAGCTCGCCGACGCCGAGTTCAGTGGAGCCGTCTCCGCCGGGATGACGTGGGCGTTCTTTCTGAACGGGCGCGTCGTCGGCGTTTTCGAGGGGGACATCGGGGACTTCGAGGACGCTGAACTGACCGCGTACCGCGCGGCAGATCCGAGCCTTCCGCTGCTGTTTTCGATGCAGGAACGCGGCGGGGAGACGCAGGCACGCTACTACACGAACGAGACGTCACTGACGGACGCGGATCAGACGCTTTCGAACGGCGGTTTTACGGGGTATATCGAACTCTCCGAAAACGTTCTCTCCGGGGATTACTACGTCGTCTATCACGGCGGAAAGTCGATGAGCGCCGCGTTCGTGGGGAGCTCCGAACGGTTGATCACGGGCGATGAGGCCTTCGAGACCGCCGCGGACGAGGTCGGCATCTACGAAGTGATCGACACCGACGTCGAACTCGTCGAGATTCCGGCACTGCCCGATCCGGAGCCGGACGACGGCGACGAGTCCGACGCCGCCGACGAAACGGATTCGACCGATGACGGGACAGATTCGACCGACGAGGCGGACACCGATACCGCGGCCGTCGCTGCCGACACGGCGGACGACGGGCCCGAAGACGCGGGTGCGGACGACGGTGCAAACGTCGAACGGGGTGACAGCGGACCCGACGAGGACGACAAGTCCAAAGCCGGCGGCAGGGCTAACGACGACGACAGGGCTGACGCCGACGACAGCGGGTCCGATGAGGACGCTGCCGACGGCAGCAGATCCGACGAGGACGTCGAATCCGAACCGACCGAGACGGCCGGTGCGGACGACGATGCTGAGAACGCAGCCACCAGTCCAGCGGCCGGCGACGGCGACGCGGTCGGTTCCGGGGCGGACCCGGTAGCGACGGAACCCCCGTCTTCGGGGGGCGAAACGGCCGATGAGCCGTCGGGCGGTGCCGACGGCGTCTTCTCCGACGAGGAGCGCTGGCGAAAGGCCAAGACGATTCCGTCTCTCGATCCGAGCGAGTCCAGCAACAACGGGACCGCACAGCGCGCCGACGAGTCGGCGGCACAGTCGGCCACCGAGCGGGTGGCACAACTACAGAAACAGCAGGCCGCCCGGCGACAGGCGCGTGATCGGGGAACCTCGGCCGACTCGGCACAGTCGAGAGAGACACAGCGCGATCGAAGCGGACGGCGGGGGAACGACGACACCGGTCGGTTGAAAAAGCGGCTTTCACGCGCCAGAGACCGGATCGACGAACTCGAATCCGAGCGCGAGACGCTGAAAGAAGAGCGGGCGTCGCTCAGAGAGGAGCGAGAGGAAACACAGCAGCGACTCACCGCGCTCGAAACCGAGCGCGACGATCAACGCGATCGGATCGAGGAACTCGAAGCCGAGCGAGAGACACTCAAAGCCGAAGTCGAGCGGCTGAAATCCGAACTCGACGGCGAATCGGAATCGGTCGGTGACACGTCGATGTCCCCCGAACGAGCGCTCTCGGGGACGAACCTGTTCGTCCGTTATGACCGGAAGGGAGAGGCGACGCTCGAACACGCACACGCCGGGGAGGCGTCGCGTGAGGACGTCTCGAAGAACCTCCGATTGGAACATCACACCACGTTCGAGACCGATGGACTCGCCGTCGGCGGGCGGCCGTACGCGGAGTTCCTCCGCGACAGCACCGAGTACTCGTTCGCGGAGTGGCTGGTGACGGATCTGCTCTATGAGATCGGCGAGACCGGAAACCGAACGGGGATGGCCGGCGTCTTCGATGCGATCCCAGAGATCGACCGCATCGAACTGTACGGCACTGTCGGCGTCGACACCGAAGACGGGGTCGAACGGCGGGACTTCGACGTCATCTTCCGCGACAAGATGGGCGATCCGCTGTTCGTCGCCGACATCAACGACTCCCGAAACGCGACGACCGAGGCGATGGTCGGGTCGCTCGTGACGAACACCGGCATTATCGCCGAGAACGACGAGTCGCTCTCGGCGGGCTTCTACGTCACCGAATCGTTCTACGAGCCGGGCGCGCTGGAGACCGTCAGCGAGGAGACCGGCGGTGGGCTCCTCTCGCGGTCGAAGAAACGCTCGTTCGTCAAACTCTCCCGAAAGCGCGGCTATCACCTCTGTCTCGTCGAGGCGCGAAACGGCGAGTTCCACCTGAACGTCCCCGATCTCTGA
- a CDS encoding amidohydrolase — protein sequence MTESDLVELRRELHRHPEPAWCEFYTTARIVEELERRDLDGLYVGPEVLDDDRIGVPDDAELDAWVERARDAGAREDVLRGLDGGYTGAVAVAERGDGPTVALRVDIDALPIEESSDVDHVPASEGFRSENEGYMHACGHDAHAAIGLGVLDAVLDSDFAGTLKVFFQPGEERIVGGEPMANSGHLDDVDALLAVHVGLDHPTGQVVAGIDGFLAVSQFEATFRGTPAHAGARPESGENAMQAAATAVSNLYGISRHADGATRVNVGVIEGGTATNIVPERVGIEGEVRGETTELMQYMDERARRVIRSAAEMHGCGVDIERAGVAPSTESDDDLRAVVGEVARDTPGVTSVLDSDHLGGSEDATYLMRRVQERGGSAAYVCVGTDHPGGHHTSTFDVDEETIGIAVDVLARSLLAWSRRGD from the coding sequence ATGACCGAGTCAGATCTCGTCGAACTCCGGCGGGAGCTCCACCGACACCCCGAGCCGGCGTGGTGTGAGTTCTACACGACCGCGCGGATCGTCGAGGAACTGGAACGGCGCGACCTCGACGGGCTCTACGTCGGACCCGAGGTGCTCGACGACGACCGGATCGGCGTCCCCGATGACGCGGAATTGGACGCGTGGGTCGAACGCGCTCGCGACGCGGGTGCGCGAGAGGACGTTTTACGTGGACTCGACGGCGGCTACACCGGCGCGGTCGCCGTCGCGGAGCGGGGCGACGGCCCCACAGTCGCGCTCCGCGTCGACATCGACGCCTTGCCGATCGAGGAGTCGAGCGACGTCGACCACGTTCCCGCGTCGGAGGGATTCCGCTCCGAAAACGAGGGCTATATGCACGCCTGTGGTCACGACGCCCACGCGGCGATCGGCCTCGGCGTGCTCGACGCCGTCCTCGACAGCGACTTCGCTGGAACGCTGAAGGTGTTCTTCCAACCGGGTGAAGAGCGGATCGTCGGCGGCGAACCGATGGCGAACTCGGGCCATCTCGACGACGTCGACGCGCTGCTCGCGGTGCACGTCGGCTTGGATCATCCGACGGGCCAAGTCGTCGCCGGCATCGACGGGTTCCTCGCCGTTTCGCAGTTCGAGGCGACGTTCCGCGGCACGCCCGCCCACGCCGGCGCACGACCCGAAAGCGGCGAGAACGCGATGCAGGCCGCGGCGACTGCGGTCAGTAACCTCTACGGCATCTCGCGGCACGCCGACGGCGCGACCCGCGTCAACGTGGGCGTCATCGAGGGCGGGACGGCGACCAACATCGTCCCCGAGCGCGTCGGGATCGAGGGCGAAGTTCGGGGAGAGACGACCGAGCTGATGCAGTATATGGACGAGCGGGCCCGGCGCGTCATCCGATCGGCCGCGGAGATGCACGGTTGCGGGGTCGACATCGAGCGCGCCGGCGTCGCACCGTCGACGGAGAGCGACGACGACCTCCGAGCCGTCGTCGGCGAGGTCGCCCGCGACACGCCGGGCGTCACCTCGGTCCTCGACTCCGATCACCTCGGCGGCAGCGAGGACGCGACCTACCTGATGCGGCGGGTCCAAGAGCGCGGCGGGAGTGCCGCCTACGTCTGCGTCGGTACCGATCACCCGGGCGGCCACCACACGTCGACGTTCGACGTCGACGAGGAAACGATCGGAATCGCCGTCGACGTCCTCGCTCGCTCGCTGCTTGCGTGGAGTCGACGTGGTGACTGA
- a CDS encoding Na+/H+ antiporter NhaC family protein, giving the protein MSSGTDDSTALRFYGGRAASAIPIGFFIVWAIVQSGLLGIGDTNGLIVGILVGLIVGMFFVRGSWKTYADILFDGMTQRVAATAIVAWLWAGMFAETIQVGGFVDGLVWAAEAVRVGAALFPAITFVLAALLATGIGTGYGTAIAFTALVFPAGVAIGASPVLLFGAILSGAVFGDNLAPVSDTTIVSAVTQDADIGGVVASRFKYAIIAAVFAFVAYLIAGQSMRGTAVDAASAGGSGTALGLIHLASIGIVILTAVRGRHIVEAISWGIVVSVAFNLALGLSEASAILAFEASEGSALVRSIDAIPVLGAVVVPVEAGSTAVSGSLYTGAVGFFPLIVLVLLIVAAAQIMQRGGGFEAIQEFLLERVATTVRRAETTMVLGTALVNAMITINTAAEIAIAPYIRTLGRRFNINGYRRANILDANTSALGYIFPWGGGLLAGYTAMQQLPQQYEWFTPAMLVNPASVFPFVFHGWFLVAVFLLAAWTGYGREYVSDRVSEEVSRV; this is encoded by the coding sequence ATGAGTTCAGGAACCGACGATTCGACGGCGCTTCGGTTTTATGGGGGCCGTGCGGCCAGCGCGATACCCATCGGCTTCTTCATCGTGTGGGCGATCGTCCAGAGCGGACTGTTGGGAATCGGCGACACGAACGGCCTCATCGTGGGGATACTGGTCGGATTAATTGTCGGAATGTTCTTCGTTCGCGGGTCGTGGAAGACCTACGCCGACATCCTCTTCGACGGGATGACGCAGCGGGTCGCCGCGACCGCCATCGTGGCTTGGCTGTGGGCCGGAATGTTCGCAGAAACCATCCAAGTCGGCGGCTTCGTCGACGGCCTCGTGTGGGCCGCCGAGGCCGTCCGGGTCGGAGCCGCGTTGTTCCCGGCGATCACGTTCGTCCTCGCGGCGCTCCTCGCGACGGGGATCGGCACCGGGTACGGGACGGCGATCGCGTTCACCGCGCTCGTCTTCCCCGCCGGCGTCGCGATCGGCGCGAGCCCGGTCCTCCTGTTCGGAGCGATCCTCTCCGGTGCGGTCTTCGGCGACAACCTCGCGCCCGTGAGCGACACGACGATCGTCTCCGCGGTGACGCAGGACGCCGATATCGGGGGCGTCGTCGCCTCGCGGTTCAAGTACGCGATCATCGCCGCGGTGTTCGCCTTCGTGGCGTACCTCATCGCAGGCCAGTCGATGCGGGGGACGGCGGTCGACGCCGCCTCGGCCGGCGGAAGCGGGACGGCACTCGGGCTGATTCACCTCGCCTCCATTGGCATCGTCATCCTGACGGCGGTCCGCGGCCGCCACATCGTCGAGGCGATCTCGTGGGGGATCGTCGTCTCGGTGGCGTTCAATCTCGCGCTCGGGCTCTCTGAGGCGTCTGCGATACTCGCGTTCGAGGCGTCCGAGGGATCGGCGCTGGTGCGGTCGATCGACGCGATCCCGGTTCTCGGCGCGGTCGTCGTCCCCGTCGAGGCCGGAAGCACGGCGGTCTCGGGAAGTCTCTACACCGGCGCGGTCGGGTTCTTCCCGCTGATCGTGCTAGTGCTTCTCATCGTCGCGGCCGCACAGATCATGCAGCGCGGCGGCGGGTTCGAGGCCATTCAGGAGTTCCTGCTCGAACGCGTCGCGACGACCGTTCGCCGCGCGGAGACGACGATGGTGCTCGGCACGGCGCTCGTCAACGCGATGATCACGATCAACACCGCCGCGGAGATCGCCATCGCCCCGTACATCCGGACGCTCGGTCGGCGGTTCAACATCAACGGCTACCGGCGGGCGAACATCCTCGACGCCAACACCTCGGCGCTGGGGTACATCTTCCCGTGGGGCGGCGGCCTGCTCGCGGGCTACACTGCGATGCAACAGCTCCCCCAACAGTACGAGTGGTTCACGCCCGCGATGCTCGTCAACCCGGCGTCGGTGTTCCCGTTCGTCTTCCACGGATGGTTCCTCGTCGCCGTCTTCCTCTTGGCGGCGTGGACCGGCTACGGTCGCGAGTACGTGTCTGACCGCGTGAGCGAGGAGGTGAGTCGCGTATGA
- a CDS encoding DUF7513 family protein — MSRLEMFLAGLQFRSSKPSFEVGEEVPVFVTDRSDSGLRARVGDTVLELSDVDPSLLDAKVRIEIESFDEETHRGTARVLEVLENEG, encoded by the coding sequence ATGAGCCGCCTCGAGATGTTCCTCGCCGGACTCCAGTTCCGCTCGTCGAAGCCCAGCTTCGAGGTCGGCGAGGAGGTCCCGGTGTTCGTCACCGACCGCAGCGACTCCGGTCTGCGGGCGCGCGTGGGCGACACCGTGTTGGAACTGTCCGATGTGGACCCGTCACTCCTCGACGCGAAAGTTCGGATCGAGATCGAGTCGTTCGACGAGGAAACCCATCGCGGAACCGCCCGCGTTCTCGAAGTTCTCGAAAACGAGGGCTGA
- a CDS encoding uS10/mL48 family ribosomal protein, translated as MTFVTKLRLQSGNRYELESEVSELKSMLERKGAECKGPHADPPKRITVPQYKSLQPGDAYSAWDYTVYSRKLEIHGNDHTAREVGHMDFPESLHVEIEVEQQKPAGHLRK; from the coding sequence ATGACCTTCGTAACAAAGTTACGCCTCCAATCGGGGAACCGCTACGAACTCGAATCGGAAGTTTCAGAACTCAAATCGATGCTCGAACGCAAGGGCGCGGAGTGTAAAGGCCCGCACGCGGATCCGCCGAAGCGGATCACCGTCCCGCAGTACAAGTCGCTTCAGCCCGGCGACGCCTATTCCGCGTGGGACTACACCGTCTACTCCCGAAAGCTCGAAATCCACGGCAACGACCATACCGCCCGCGAGGTCGGGCATATGGACTTCCCCGAGAGCCTGCACGTCGAGATCGAAGTCGAACAGCAAAAGCCCGCAGGTCACCTGCGAAAGTAG
- a CDS encoding bis(5'-nucleosyl)-tetraphosphatase yields MTVEAVSAGAILFRDTRGEREYLLLKSRPGDWEFPKGGVEGEEELQQTAIREVKEEAGIEEFRLIDGFREEYDYVFEAGGKTIHKTVHLFIARSFEASAELSKEHRDLQWRDYEQALNTITQDGPREIFERAHDYLDDLAAENGEVEDGKYLA; encoded by the coding sequence ATGACAGTGGAAGCGGTAAGCGCTGGAGCGATCCTCTTCCGCGACACCCGCGGCGAACGGGAGTATTTACTCCTGAAGAGCCGCCCGGGGGACTGGGAGTTCCCCAAAGGCGGGGTCGAAGGTGAAGAGGAGCTCCAGCAGACGGCGATTCGCGAAGTGAAAGAGGAGGCCGGAATCGAAGAGTTCCGCCTCATCGACGGATTCAGAGAGGAGTACGACTACGTCTTCGAGGCCGGCGGGAAGACCATCCACAAGACGGTCCACCTGTTCATCGCGCGGTCGTTCGAGGCCAGCGCCGAACTCTCGAAGGAGCATCGCGACCTCCAGTGGCGCGACTACGAGCAGGCGCTCAACACGATCACGCAGGACGGCCCGCGCGAGATCTTCGAGCGCGCTCACGACTACCTCGACGACCTCGCCGCGGAGAACGGTGAGGTCGAAGACGGCAAGTACCTCGCGTAA